A genomic region of Planococcus kocurii contains the following coding sequences:
- the gmd gene encoding GDP-mannose 4,6-dehydratase — protein MKKALITGVNGQDGSFLSDFLLDKGYEVHGIIRRSSSFNTGRIEHLYIEELKSSENFYIHYGDMTDTSNIIRLISEIKPDEIYNLAAMSHVKVSFETPEYTADVDGIGTLRILEAVRILGLEKKTRIYQASTSELYGKVQEVPQKETTPFYPRSPYGVAKLYGYWITKNYRESYDMFAVNGILFNHESERRGETFVTRKITMAVARIASGKQDKLLLGNLDARRDWGYAKDYVECMWLILQHETPEDFVIATGEMHTVREFATLAFKHAGIEIEWQGEGIDEKGINAKTGDVVLEVNPEYFRLSEVEQLMGDPSKAKKLLGWNPTATSFEELVEIMVTHDCNLLKEERTTIVEY, from the coding sequence ATGAAAAAGGCATTGATTACAGGAGTTAACGGGCAAGACGGTTCGTTTCTATCAGATTTCTTACTAGACAAAGGTTATGAAGTCCATGGCATTATTCGTAGAAGTTCTAGTTTTAATACGGGACGTATTGAACACTTATATATTGAAGAACTAAAGTCGAGTGAGAATTTTTATATTCATTACGGGGACATGACCGATACATCTAATATTATTCGGTTAATTAGCGAAATTAAACCAGATGAAATTTACAATTTAGCAGCAATGTCTCATGTAAAAGTATCCTTTGAGACGCCTGAATATACAGCAGATGTGGATGGCATTGGAACTTTACGTATTTTAGAAGCAGTACGTATTTTAGGGCTAGAGAAAAAAACGCGAATTTACCAAGCTTCTACCTCAGAACTTTACGGCAAAGTGCAAGAAGTTCCACAAAAGGAAACGACGCCATTTTATCCTCGTTCTCCTTACGGTGTGGCGAAACTTTATGGCTACTGGATTACGAAAAACTATCGTGAATCTTATGATATGTTCGCAGTCAATGGCATTCTGTTCAACCACGAATCAGAGCGTCGTGGTGAAACCTTCGTAACGCGAAAAATTACGATGGCAGTCGCACGCATCGCCAGTGGCAAACAAGACAAACTGTTGCTTGGTAACCTGGATGCTAGGCGGGACTGGGGTTATGCTAAGGATTATGTGGAATGCATGTGGCTAATTTTACAGCATGAGACGCCTGAAGATTTTGTCATTGCGACAGGAGAAATGCATACAGTTCGTGAATTTGCGACGCTTGCTTTTAAACATGCAGGAATTGAAATTGAATGGCAAGGAGAAGGAATTGACGAAAAAGGCATCAATGCAAAAACAGGAGACGTTGTGCTGGAAGTCAATCCCGAATATTTCAGGTTGTCAGAAGTTGAGCAACTAATGGGAGACCCTTCAAAAGCGAAAAAACTACTTGGGTGGAATCCAACTGCGACGTCATTTGAAGAACTTGTAGAAATCATGGTCACGCACGACTGCAATTTGTTGAAAGAAGAAAGAACTACGATCGTTGAGTATTAG
- the fcl gene encoding GDP-L-fucose synthase: MKLDSKIYVAGHRGLVGSAIVRNLQKNGYTNLVFRTSQELDLTKAGQVSAFFQKERPDYVFLAAAKVGGIVANNDYPADFIRDNLMIQTNVIDTAYQNNVKKLLFLGSTCIYPRLATQPMREDSLLTGELEPTNEPYAIAKIAGIKMCQSYNRQYGTDFISIMPTNLYGPNDNFDLTSSHVLPALIRKFHEAKMNHITTVEVWGTGAPKREFLYSDDLADAAVYLMNTYSGNDLVNIGMGKDISIKELAEKIGETVGYQGEIVFNTSKPDGAPRKLVDVSRLKSLGWEAGISLDDGLELAYKWFLEHVEKNTTITT, from the coding sequence ATGAAGTTAGATTCAAAAATTTATGTAGCTGGACATCGGGGCCTTGTAGGCTCTGCAATTGTGAGAAACCTACAGAAAAATGGGTATACGAATCTCGTATTTCGGACTAGCCAAGAATTGGATTTGACAAAAGCCGGTCAGGTTAGCGCATTCTTTCAAAAAGAGCGACCTGACTATGTATTTTTAGCTGCTGCAAAGGTAGGTGGCATTGTTGCCAATAACGATTATCCAGCAGATTTTATTCGAGATAATTTAATGATTCAAACAAATGTGATTGATACAGCTTACCAAAATAATGTGAAAAAACTACTATTTCTAGGCAGTACGTGCATTTATCCGAGGCTAGCAACACAGCCAATGAGAGAAGACTCGTTGTTGACGGGGGAACTTGAGCCGACGAATGAGCCTTACGCGATTGCCAAAATTGCCGGTATTAAAATGTGCCAATCCTACAACCGTCAATACGGCACTGATTTTATTTCGATTATGCCAACAAATTTGTATGGACCAAATGATAATTTCGATTTAACGAGTTCCCATGTTCTACCCGCATTAATTCGGAAATTTCATGAGGCGAAAATGAATCACATAACAACTGTAGAGGTATGGGGAACGGGAGCGCCAAAACGAGAATTTCTTTACTCAGATGATTTGGCTGATGCTGCGGTTTACTTGATGAATACTTACAGCGGCAATGATTTGGTCAATATCGGAATGGGGAAAGATATTTCGATTAAAGAGTTGGCAGAGAAAATTGGGGAAACGGTTGGGTACCAAGGAGAAATCGTCTTTAATACATCAAAACCTGATGGAGCTCCGCGCAAATTAGTAGATGTTAGTCGTCTAAAAAGCCTCGGATGGGAAGCGGGAATTTCGTTAGATGATGGCTTAGAGTTAGCTTATAAATGGTTTTTAGAACATGTAGAAAAAAATACAACCATAACCACTTGA
- a CDS encoding MOP flippase family protein, whose product MASLKNQAASSVKLTSISMLVTSVLQIAQLLILGKVLGPEVFGLIAMVQIVIQFSQLFLEMGITDAIIQKEKITKIELSSLYWFSIFVGLVLFIVLLLAAPLIAGLFDQPSLTSMIQVVGISFLILPFGLQFQTLATKKLEFLQITKNEILATTTGVMLTICLAIFTNLGPWSLVYGHIVMSVFRSVPWVIEGYRNPETRPQWLFSWAAIKGFVAFGMYRLGSTSINYFTTKIDQMIVGIVLGSAALGYYSMAMNLIMQPVQKLNSMINRVAFPVFSKIQLDKSKLRRTYLFITHMLTSFNAPLLAGVVVLAPYAVPVVLGDDWKQSTVIIQILCLYALFKALGNPSGSLFIAVGKVRWSFYWQLVQLAIIPIVVFFAGLSGSVVIVALAVGILRLVLFYVSYFVRIRQIIGDSLSELNRAIAKPVIHSVIMLAPLYIINTQLTKVGPLGIMTIDVIIGMLIYSLLVFLNQRELVIEVKSFFQKRTAIKEG is encoded by the coding sequence ATGGCGTCTTTGAAAAACCAAGCAGCAAGCAGTGTAAAACTCACTTCCATTTCCATGCTCGTAACCAGTGTCCTTCAAATCGCTCAATTGCTGATTTTAGGTAAAGTATTGGGGCCAGAAGTTTTCGGACTAATTGCGATGGTCCAAATTGTCATTCAGTTTTCTCAATTATTCCTGGAGATGGGAATAACCGATGCTATTATTCAGAAAGAAAAAATCACCAAAATTGAGTTATCAAGTTTGTATTGGTTTTCTATTTTTGTTGGACTGGTGCTATTTATTGTCTTGTTGCTTGCGGCTCCTTTAATTGCAGGGTTGTTTGATCAACCGAGCTTAACGTCGATGATTCAAGTAGTGGGCATTAGCTTTCTCATTTTACCGTTTGGATTACAATTCCAAACACTTGCCACAAAAAAGTTGGAGTTTCTGCAAATTACAAAAAATGAAATTTTAGCAACAACTACTGGTGTGATGCTGACTATTTGTTTGGCTATTTTTACAAATCTTGGTCCGTGGTCTTTAGTCTATGGCCACATCGTTATGTCAGTGTTTAGGAGTGTTCCATGGGTAATTGAAGGATACCGAAATCCAGAAACGAGACCACAATGGCTATTTTCTTGGGCTGCTATTAAAGGATTTGTCGCATTTGGTATGTATCGTCTAGGATCGACCAGCATCAATTATTTCACGACGAAAATTGATCAAATGATTGTCGGCATTGTTCTTGGTTCAGCGGCACTTGGTTATTACAGCATGGCTATGAACCTAATTATGCAGCCGGTTCAGAAATTAAATTCCATGATTAATCGGGTAGCCTTTCCGGTGTTTTCGAAAATTCAGCTGGATAAAAGCAAGTTGCGTAGAACCTATTTATTCATAACCCATATGTTAACGAGCTTTAATGCACCGTTATTGGCAGGAGTAGTAGTGTTAGCACCGTATGCAGTTCCAGTAGTGCTTGGAGATGACTGGAAACAAAGCACAGTCATTATTCAAATCCTTTGTCTATATGCTTTGTTCAAAGCTTTGGGTAATCCAAGTGGCAGCTTATTTATTGCAGTGGGGAAAGTAAGGTGGAGCTTTTACTGGCAACTGGTTCAATTAGCGATTATTCCAATTGTTGTCTTTTTCGCCGGTTTATCAGGAAGTGTCGTTATTGTTGCCTTAGCGGTTGGTATACTCAGACTGGTTTTATTTTATGTCAGTTATTTTGTCAGGATTCGTCAAATTATTGGTGATAGTTTAAGTGAACTAAATAGAGCAATTGCTAAGCCGGTCATTCACTCAGTTATTATGTTAGCGCCTTTGTATATCATAAATACTCAGCTAACGAAAGTTGGGCCACTTGGTATTATGACGATCGATGTCATTATCGGAATGTTAATTTACAGCTTGTTAGTATTCTTAAATCAACGTGAGCTAGTAATAGAAGTAAAGAGTTTTTTTCAAAAAAGAACAGCGATTAAAGAAGGGTGA
- the rfbB gene encoding dTDP-glucose 4,6-dehydratase, with translation MENLLVTGGAGFIGGNFVQYMADKYPNYHIYNLDVLTYAGDLTKHQKIENGKNYSFVRLDIADRQAISELFKQIDFTYIVHFAAESHVDRSITEPEIFIRTNVLGTQVLLDAAKRSTIKKFVHVSTDEVYGELDFDPTTFFTETTPLQPSSPYSASKASSDLLVRAYYETYGLPVNITRCSNNYGPYHFPEKLIPLTISRVLNDQKVPVYGDGKNVRDWLHVLDHCSAIDLVLHSGEIGEVYNIGGHNEQTNLEVVRTIIETLGKSHDLIEFVEDRLGHDKRYAIDPTKIEQLGWRPVYDFETGIAQTIDWFMENKEWWQQIISGEYQQYFNRQYARK, from the coding sequence ATGGAAAACCTATTAGTAACCGGTGGGGCAGGTTTTATTGGGGGGAACTTTGTCCAATATATGGCCGACAAATATCCGAATTATCATATTTACAATTTAGATGTACTAACATATGCAGGGGATTTAACAAAACATCAGAAAATCGAAAATGGAAAAAATTATAGCTTTGTTCGTCTTGATATCGCAGATCGGCAGGCAATTAGTGAACTATTTAAGCAAATAGATTTTACTTATATTGTTCATTTTGCAGCAGAAAGCCACGTAGATCGTTCGATTACAGAGCCAGAAATTTTTATCCGGACAAATGTGTTAGGCACACAAGTGTTGCTGGATGCCGCAAAACGATCAACGATCAAAAAGTTTGTCCACGTTTCGACAGATGAGGTATACGGAGAGTTAGATTTCGATCCGACAACTTTTTTTACCGAAACAACACCGTTGCAGCCAAGTAGTCCTTACAGTGCCAGTAAAGCGTCATCGGATTTATTGGTCAGAGCTTATTACGAGACTTACGGTTTGCCAGTTAACATTACGCGTTGCTCTAATAATTATGGTCCTTATCATTTTCCAGAAAAGCTAATTCCGTTAACAATTTCACGCGTATTAAATGATCAGAAAGTGCCTGTTTATGGCGATGGCAAAAATGTTCGTGACTGGTTGCACGTTCTGGATCATTGTTCAGCGATTGATTTAGTGTTGCATAGCGGGGAAATTGGCGAAGTTTACAACATCGGCGGTCACAACGAACAAACGAATTTGGAAGTGGTGCGGACGATTATTGAGACTTTAGGCAAATCACATGACTTGATCGAGTTTGTTGAAGATCGATTAGGTCACGATAAACGGTATGCAATCGATCCGACAAAAATTGAGCAATTGGGTTGGCGACCTGTTTATGACTTTGAAACAGGCATTGCCCAGACAATCGATTGGTTTATGGAAAATAAGGAATGGTGGCAACAGATCATCAGCGGGGAATACCAACAGTATTTCAACAGGCAGTATGCAAGAAAATAA
- the rfbA gene encoding glucose-1-phosphate thymidylyltransferase RfbA: MKGIILAGGTGTRLYPLTKSISKQMLPVYDKPMIYYPLSVLMLAGIKEILIISTPRDISGFLSLLGNGQKLGIKLEYAIQEEPNGLAEAFTIGESFIGDSTVALVLGDNVFYGSDFGSRLQESAELTKGSIIFGCHVADPRAYGVVEIDDELNIVSIEEKPEQPKSSYAIPGLYFFDNQVVEIAKSITPSARGEKEITSVVDEYLKRGELNVNIMGRGLAWLDTGTHEALLEASNFVEAIQKRQGLYVACLEEIAYRRGYISQAQLIELAQPLKKTDYGQYLLDIASEKSLLSRNTLLPNNS, encoded by the coding sequence ATGAAAGGAATAATTTTAGCTGGTGGAACGGGTACGCGTCTTTACCCGCTAACAAAATCGATTTCTAAACAAATGCTGCCTGTCTATGACAAGCCCATGATTTATTATCCACTGTCTGTTTTAATGCTTGCGGGAATTAAAGAAATTTTAATTATTTCAACACCACGAGATATTTCTGGATTTTTAAGCTTGCTCGGTAATGGACAAAAATTAGGAATTAAACTGGAATATGCAATCCAAGAAGAACCGAACGGATTGGCTGAAGCATTTACAATTGGTGAGAGTTTTATTGGGGATTCAACGGTTGCGCTCGTATTGGGCGATAACGTTTTTTATGGCTCGGATTTTGGTAGCAGGTTACAAGAGTCTGCAGAATTAACGAAAGGTAGCATTATTTTCGGCTGTCACGTAGCGGACCCGAGAGCGTATGGGGTAGTCGAAATAGATGATGAATTAAATATCGTTTCTATAGAAGAAAAACCAGAACAGCCAAAATCTTCCTATGCTATTCCAGGTCTTTATTTCTTTGACAATCAAGTTGTTGAAATCGCTAAAAGCATAACGCCTTCAGCGCGCGGAGAAAAAGAAATTACTTCTGTTGTCGATGAATACTTAAAGCGCGGGGAATTGAATGTCAATATTATGGGGCGTGGACTAGCATGGTTAGACACTGGGACGCACGAAGCTTTGCTGGAAGCTTCAAACTTTGTCGAAGCTATTCAAAAAAGACAGGGGTTATATGTCGCTTGTTTAGAAGAAATTGCTTATAGGAGAGGGTATATTAGCCAAGCGCAATTGATAGAGTTAGCGCAGCCTTTGAAAAAAACGGATTACGGGCAGTATTTATTAGATATTGCTTCTGAAAAATCGTTGTTGTCGAGAAATACATTGTTGCCCAATAACTCATAG